One Gadus chalcogrammus isolate NIFS_2021 chromosome 22, NIFS_Gcha_1.0, whole genome shotgun sequence genomic window carries:
- the si:ch211-264f5.6 gene encoding carcinoembryonic antigen-related cell adhesion molecule 5, translating to MDLLRFETILLLLSVGGGLAQDALPHGALYVELGQNVTFKTTADLEKSFITIVWSKHSDEEGLQPIISLAGTTVNVPEAYEGRVWLNRTNGRMKMGPTTAADDGEYSVNMVDDKATTQTWEIELRVLVPVSSVLIASSPMEALETNSTVVLNCSALGSFLVFSWTNGTTPLLGDGKRTSISTGEQWSSVTIREVNRWELRGPIGCSATNKLEKTVNSAPFNKSVHYGPEAVKMTSLPAVAAGGFVGRGSNMTLSCSAVSDPPAALSWLHNGKALPGKTAPTLVLSDLGLTQGGTYHCSAHNAKTLRTVDAPAVSFTVMEAISGAQVSGPAAGQLAGVAGGVNLTCAAAAGEVAQWAWLKDGAALPKDGRTTLLANGSMLRLLPLAKEHRGVYTCTLKNAVNSVKAAYTLVVLYGPDSLTISGESAVEVNDKLTLTCSLDSNPPAAIKWRFNNTARTETTKVLTIAKVAYRDAGLYTCQAYNAKTQRNTSSTFMLSVKEEGALDPEGLTGGAIAGIVIGVLAAVLLAVGAFIYCKRKQT from the exons ATGGATTTGTTGAGATTCGAGACGATCCTCCTGCTCCTGTCCGTCG gAGGCGGATTGGCCCAGGACGCGCTGCCCCACGGGGCGCTGTACGTGGAGCTGGGCCAGAACGTCACCTTCAAGACCACGGCGGACCTGGAGAAGTCTTTCATCACCATCGTCTGGTCCAAGCACTCGGACGAGGAGGGCCTCCAACCCATTATCTCGCTGGCCGGCACCACGGTGAACGTGCCGGAGGCATACGAGGGCCGCGTGTGGCTGAACCGCACCAACGGCCGGATGAAGATGGgccccaccaccgccgccgacgACGGCGAGTACTCCGTCAACATGGTGGACGACAAGGCCACCACCCAGACCTGGGAGATAGAGCTGCGCGTGCTCG TGCCGGTGTCCAGCGTGCTGATCGCCTCCTCCCCCATGGAGGCTCTGGAGACCAACTCCACCGTCGTCCTCAACTGCTCCGCCCTGGGCTCCTTCCTCGTCTTCAGCTGgaccaacggcaccacccccctgcTGGGCGACGGCAAGAGGACCTCCATCTCCACC GGGGAGCAGTGGAGCAGCGTGACCATCCGGGAGGTTAACCGCTGGGAACTCCGCGGACCAATCGGCTGCAGCGCCACCAACAAGCTGGAGAAGACGGTGAACAGCGCCCCCTTCAACAAGTCAGTCCACT acgGTCCGGAGGCTGTGAAGATGACCTCGCTGCCGGCGGTGGCGGCCGGGGGCTTCGTGGGGAGGGGCTCCAACATGACGCTGTCGTGCTCTGCGGTGTCCgacccccccgccgccctcaGCTGGCTCCACAACGGGAAGGCCCTCCCCGGGAAGACCGCCCCCACTCTGGTCCTCAGCGACCTCGGCCTGACGCAGGGCGGGACGTACCACTGCTCCGCCCACAACGCCAAGACCCTGCGCACGGTCGACGCCCCCGCCGTCTCCTTCACCGTgatgg AGGCCATCAGCGGGGCGCAGGTCAGCGGTCCCGCGGCGGGGCAGCTGGCGGGCGTGGCCGGGGGGGTCAACCTGACGTGCGCCGCGGCGGCCGGCGAGGTGGCCCAGTGGGCGTGGCTTAAGGACGGCGCCGCCCTGCCGAAGGACGGCCGCACCACGCTGTTGGCCAACGGCTCCATGctgaggctcctccccctggcgAAGGAGCACCGCGGCGTCTACACCTGCACCCTCAAGAACGCCGTCAACTCCGTCAAAGCCGCCTACACCCTGGTGGTGCTCT acggtCCTGACAGCCTGACGATCAGCGGCGAGAGCGCCGTGGAGGTCAACGACAAGCTGACCCTCACGTGCTCCTTGGACTCCAACCCCCCCGCCGCCATCAAGTGGCGCTTCAACAACACGGCGCGGACGGAGACCACCAAGGTGCTCACCATCGCCAAGGTGGCGTACCGCGACGCGGGGCTGTACACCTGCCAGGCGTACAACGCCAAGACCCAGCGCAACACCTCCAGCACCTTCATGCTGTCCGTCAaag AGGAGGGCGCCCTGGACCCCGAGGGTCTAACCGGGGGCGCGATCGCCGGGATCGTGATCGGCGTTCTGGCCGCTGTGCTGCTGGCCGTCGGCGCCTTCATCTACTGCAAACGGAAACAGACGTGA